From the genome of Halobacteriovorax marinus SJ:
TTATTACTGCCTGATTGCTCTTTTCCAAAAGTATCTCCGGCACCTCTAATTTTTAGATCCTCTTCAGCTATCTGAAATCCATCGCTATATTTTTCGATAACTTGAACACGGTGAATACTTTCCTGAGATACACTCTTGTCAATAACGAGAAAGCAAAAGCCAGGCTTATCACCTCTGCCGACTCTTCCACGAAGCTGGTGAAGTGAGCTAAGACCAAATCTCTCAGGGTTCATGATGGCCATAACGGTTGCATTTAAAATATTTATCCCTACTTCAATTACACTTGTTGCAATAAGGATATTTACTTCGTTATTTTTAAATTCTTTCAATACTTGATTCTTATCTTCATTCTTGAGCTGGCCATGTAGGCCTTGAACATTTAGATTTGGAAAAAACTTTTTAAACTTCTCAAGAACTTCCTCTAGATTTAACATATCTTGTTTGGGGCTCTCTGTAATTGCTGGAACTACTATATAGATCTGTTCTCCCATGCTCGCCCTCGTATTTATAAAATTTAAAAACTTTCCAAAGTTTTCAGGCATAACAATTCTTGTTTTTGAACCCTTTCTTCCTGATGGAATTGTTTTTATAGTCGAAATATTTAAATCTCCATATTGAGTCATACTAAGACTTCTAGGAATAGGTGTGGCCGACATAATTAAGCAATGAGTTCCTTCACCTTTGTTTAGAAGTTTTAGTCTTTGATCAACTCCAAATTTATGTTGTTCATCAATAATAGCAAGTGCAAGATTTTTGAATTTAACTTCGTTCTGTATAAGTGCATGGGTTCCAATAATAAAATCAACTTCTCCATTTTCAAGACCTTTTAGAATTTCCTTCTTATCTTTGGAGCTCGTCGAGCCACAAAGAAGCTTTGAGGTGAATTTGAGATCGTGGCAATATGATTGAATTTCTTCAAAGTGTTGTTTTGCTAGAGCTTCGGTTGGACACATAAGGGCCACTTGAAGACCACTATTAATAATTAAAAATGAAGAAGTAATGGCAACGGTTGTTTTTCCACATCCAACATCGCCTTGTACAAGTCTCATCATCCTTTTTCCCGAATTAAGGTCGATGCAAATTTCTTTAAGGGTAGAGTCTTGATCTGGTGTTAGCTCATAAGGGTATATAGATGAGTATTTCTTACGATCTACATCCTTAATCTCTAGCTTAATGGCAGAAATATTGATGTTCTTTTTCTTTCTTAGATGAATTTTTAATTGCTCGTCTAGAAACTCTTCATATATTAGTCTCTTCTTCGCCTCTTCATATAGACCGTCGCTCCACTTCTCTAAGTGTTCTGTCTTCGCATGAATAAGTAAGAAAGATTGATCTAGGGGGAGAAGTTTTCTTTGTTCTCGAATATCTTCTGGAATAATATCTTCTATCTCTCTCCAGAGTTGTGCCGGAATCTTATCTATAACTTTTTTTATATTACTGGAATTAACACCATTTATAGTGGGATATTGAATTTTTAAATTTGGAAGAGGATTCTCCTCTTCTTCTTTAGTAGGAAGCTCTGTACTAA
Proteins encoded in this window:
- a CDS encoding ATP-dependent DNA helicase RecG, with amino-acid sequence MKSSHLSTSSLNWNSNIQDLYSRGPTKSAQSLIDAGYSTLWQLLWIIPLRTQATPVIKNFQNAYEECLFSGVGKVLSTKSLPSFKGRGKNQAPLLNITAIVKDIFSDNIIELKWFNAYPSQSQSIQKLDYLKFSGKVQIYNSSKQIVNPDFESILSTELPTKEEEENPLPNLKIQYPTINGVNSSNIKKVIDKIPAQLWREIEDIIPEDIREQRKLLPLDQSFLLIHAKTEHLEKWSDGLYEEAKKRLIYEEFLDEQLKIHLRKKKNINISAIKLEIKDVDRKKYSSIYPYELTPDQDSTLKEICIDLNSGKRMMRLVQGDVGCGKTTVAITSSFLIINSGLQVALMCPTEALAKQHFEEIQSYCHDLKFTSKLLCGSTSSKDKKEILKGLENGEVDFIIGTHALIQNEVKFKNLALAIIDEQHKFGVDQRLKLLNKGEGTHCLIMSATPIPRSLSMTQYGDLNISTIKTIPSGRKGSKTRIVMPENFGKFLNFINTRASMGEQIYIVVPAITESPKQDMLNLEEVLEKFKKFFPNLNVQGLHGQLKNEDKNQVLKEFKNNEVNILIATSVIEVGINILNATVMAIMNPERFGLSSLHQLRGRVGRGDKPGFCFLVIDKSVSQESIHRVQVIEKYSDGFQIAEEDLKIRGAGDTFGKEQSGSNNGKKIANIILDFSTLQAVRDDLSEILKQNTSHFKRKLESLAKDAKVFSTI